The Thunnus albacares chromosome 21, fThuAlb1.1, whole genome shotgun sequence genome window below encodes:
- the tram1 gene encoding translocating chain-associated membrane protein 1, translated as MGIRKKTNKNPPVMSHEFVIQNHADIVSCVAMVFLLGLMFEVTSKFAVLFITVQYNVTISTNEGPEETAVNHFHHGIKDLATIFFYMLVAIIMHAIIQEYVLDKINRKKHFSKTKHSKFNESGQLSAFYLFSFGWGTSILLSENFLSNPVSLWEGYPHTLMPFQMKFYYICQLGYWLHALPELYFQKTKKEDIPRQLVYIFLYLVHIAGAYILNLNRLGLVLLVLHYFVELLFHVSRLVYFSNENRQMGFTLWAILFVLGRLLTLSLSVLTVGFGLATAENQGFDLAAGNFNVLFVRITVLAAICLTQAFMMWKFINFQLRRWREHAQAQTLKKKQVPSKSKSKKDKANGVNGVNSHGADSPRARKEKSS; from the exons ATGGGGATCCGAAAAAAGACGAACAAGAACCCGCCGGTGATGAGCCATGAGTTTGTCATCCAGAACCATGCAGATATTGTTTCCTGTGTTGCTATGGTGTTCCTGCTCGGGCTGATGTTTGAG GTCACCTCAAAGTTTGCGGTGTTATTCATAACTGTCCAGTACAACGTCACCATCTCCACAAACG AAGGCCCAGAGGAAACAGCCGTGAACCACTTCCACCATGGTATCAAAGACTTGGCTACTATCTTCTTCTACATGCTGGTGGCCATCATCATGCACGCCATTATCCAGGAGTATGTGCTGGAT AAAATCAACAGGAAGAAGCACTTCTCCAAAACCAAGCACAGCAAGTTCAACGAGTCGGGCCAGCTCAGCGCCTTCTACTTATTCTCTTTCGGCTGGGGCACAAGCATCCTGCTCTCT GAAAATTTCCTGTCCAATCCAGTCTCCCTGTGGGAAGGTTATCCCCATACACTGATGCC ATTCCAGATGAAATTCTACTACATTTGTCAGCTGGGCTACTGGTTACACGCTCTCCCAGAACTGTACTTCCAAAAGACAAAGAAG GAGGATATTCCACGCCAGCTTGTGTACATCTTCCTGTACCTGGTCCACATTGCAGGTGCCTACATTCTGAA TCTGAACCGTCTGGGTCTGGTCTTGCTAGTGTTGCACTACTTTGTCGAGCTTCTCTTCCATGTTTCCCGCCTGGTCTATTTCAGCAACGAGAACAGACAAATGGG TTTCACCTTATGGGCCATCTTGTTTGTCCTTGGACGGCTGCTTACCCTGTCCTTGTCTGTCCTCACCGTGGGCTTTGGCCTCGCCACAGCTGAGAATCAAGGTTTTGATTTGGCTGCAGGAAActttaatgttctttttgttAG GATAACTGTCCTGGCCGCTATCTGCCTCACTCAGGCCTTCATGATGTGGAAATTTATCAACTTTCAGCTGCGCCGGTGGAGAGAGCACGCCCAAGCTCAGACCTTGAAAAAGAAACAAGTTCCTTCCAAGAGCAAATCAAAGAAAGATAAAG ccaaTGGAGTAAATGGAGTGAACTCCCACGGAGCTGATTCACCAAGAGCAAGAAAAGAGAAGTCATCATAA
- the xkr9 gene encoding XK-related protein 9, producing the protein MNLNEPRNFWLNVSTDNKMPHADNRYTKLRWLLTITGLFFYVVDIWMDVWLAFKYFQGKYYVWAGLTLGFVLVGLLVTQIFSYAWYRDDMNDVLINSERNAISGISKGELAVIHLFGVGIFTRYYYLLKKGFNVVWKSTDSDTVEERKDVHHNLFCHATDLSMLKLFEAFLESVPQLLLQVYIALAHDESSVLRYLSMAFSFFNIAWALVDYRRCLRRSLPHIREMPSGLPTVIYLLYKLCTITSHILSYSLLLMLSSYSMIALTILWLLGTAWTHLLKTKFCISRSLELLYRAVIGFILTFTFFNVKGQDTKVAMIVYYFFYFLINITAPTLYILLKPELKTTTFFLTVSSIIFGGSVLGLVSLVLYYLFLHPRGKWHEADEVDGMGKEAEITGRMRNFLQP; encoded by the exons ATGAACCTCAACGAACCTCGAAACTTTTGGTTGAACGTTTCAACTGATAACAAAATGCCTCATGCAGACAATCGATACACAAAACTGCGATGGTTATTAACCATTACTGGACTTTTCTTCTACGTTGTGGACATTTGGATGGACGTTTGGCTGGCTTTCAAATATTTTCAAGGGAAATATTATGTCTGGGCTGGACTGACTCTAGGATTTGTCCTGGTGGGGCTGCTGGTGACGCAGATCTTCAGTTATGCCTGGTACAGGGATGACATGAATGATGTTCTGATAAACTCTGAAAGAAATGCAATATCAGGCATTTCCAAAGGTGAACTTGCAGTCATCCATCTGTTTGGCGTGGGCATCTTCACCAG GTATTACTACCTGCTGAAAAAGGGCTTCAATGTGGTCTGGAAGTCAACAGATTCCGATACAgtggaagaaaggaaggatgtgCACCATAATCTGTTTTGCCACGCCACTGATCTGAGCATGCTCAAACTGTTTGAGGCTTTCCTGGAGAGTGTTCCTCAACTCCTCCTACAGGTTTACATAGCGTTGGCCCATGATGAGAGCTCAGTCCTGCGAT ATTTGTCTATGGCCTTCTCCTTCTTTAACATTGCCTGGGCCCTGGTGGACTACCGCCGCTGCCTGCGCAGATCCCTCCCCCATATCAGGGAGATGCCTTCTGGCCTTCCCACAGTTATCTACCTCCTCTACAAACTCTGTACCATCACCAGCCACATCTTGAGCTACagcctcctcctcatgctgagCAGCTACAGCATGATAGCCCTCACCATCCTCTGGCTGCTGGGGACAGCCTGGACACACTTGCTTAAAACCAAATTCTGCATATCCAGAAGTCTTGAGCTTCTCTACCGGGCAGTCATAGGCTTCATCCTCACGTTCACGTTTTTCAATGTCAAAGGGCAGGACACCAAAGTGGCCATGATTGTCTATtactttttctactttcttATAAACATTACAGCTCCGACACTGTACATTTTGTTGAAGCCAGAGTTGAAGACAACCACTTTCTTCCTGACAGTCAGCAGTATAATCTTTGGGGGTTCAGTGCTGGGGCTGGTAAGTCTTGTGTTGTATTACCTCTTCCTGCACCCCAGAGGGAAGTGGCATGAGGCAGATGAGGTGGACGGCATGGGAAAGGAAGCAGAGATCACAGGGAGGATGAGAAATTTCTTACAGCCTTGA